The sequence ATAATTAGATACCAACTCAGGGAGGCAGCTAGTGTTCcaaaggctttttttcttttcccagaaatAGCCCAATAAGAAATCATTTTGAGGGGGGTTCCttggttgcctagtggttaggattctgggctttcactgttgtggcccgttttcaatctctggtcagggaactgagatcctacaagctgcgcagcacggaaaaaaaaaaatcattttgaatcaaaataattttgaatttaacATTGAAGAGATATGCTTAAGTATATGTAGTGTCCCTTGTTTACCCTCTGTCTTATCCCTCTTTTGCCAGAGGACACTTTGATGTTCTGGAAAGGAATAGCTGATGTAGGACTGATGGAAGAGGTTGTCTGCAATATACAGAAGGAAATAGAGGAGCTACTCAGGGGAGTTCAGCAGCGGCTTATCCAGGCTCCCTTCCAGGTCACAGGTAAACACACTAATCCCAACAATAGCGGTCATTGTAGGCAGATCATGTTAGCCTCATGAAACACTGAGgtataggtattattatcctcattttacagaataggaaactaaggctcataAAAAGTTACTATCCAAAGTTCGTAACTAgggctttttattttgaattgtaaaaatttttttttttattgaggtatagttgatttacaatattgtgttagtttcaggtgtacagcgaagtgattcagttatatatatgtgtgtgtgtgtgtgtttttaaatttatttttatttaatttattttatttttggctgtgttgggtcttcgttgctgcacgcgggcattctctagttgcggcgagtggggctactctttgttgtggtgcgcggacttctcattgtggtggcttctcttgttgcggagcataggctctaggcgtgtgggcttcagtagttgtggcacgtgggcttcagtagttttggctcatgggctctagagcgcaggctcagtagtcatggcacacgggcttaggtgctccacggcatgtgggatcttcccggaccagggcttgaacccgtgtcccctgcaatttcaggcggattcttaactactgtgccaccagggaagctcctatgtgtattttttcaaattattttccattataggttattagaagatattgaatatagttccctgtgctatacagtagatccttgttgcttatgtattttatacatagtagtgtgtatctgttaatcccatactcctaatttatcccttcctcacttcccctttggtaaccataagttttttttctatgtctgtgagtctgtttctgttttgtaaataaattcatttgtattattttttgcttccacatgtaagtgtaatttgtctttctcttacttaGTATgttattctctaggtccatccaccttgctgcaaatggcaatatttcattctgtttttatagctaagtaatattcctttggatatgtataccacatcttctctgtCCATTCATCtgattgatggacacttaggttgcttccatgtcttggttactgtaaattgtaaattgctgctatgaacactggagtgcgtgtatcttttcaagttagagttttcatcttttctggatatatgcccaggagtgggattactggatcatatatggtagctctatttttagcatAACTAGGttttgaactcaggtctggcaTTGCTTTTTCCACAGGTAATTTTTGCCTTGTAAATGGTGCCAGAaagcaatctctctctctctctctctctcgatatAGATACAAAGTAGATGTATAGAGTCTGAAAATTGGAGAAATCCACCTGGTTTTAGACAGTTCTCATATTCTGTTAGCTTAAAGCCTCCAGAACGATTGtctgcattccaggcagagggaacaaagaTCTTGAAGTTACAATGAACCTGGTGGGTTCAAAGAATTAGAGAAGCACTGACGTGGCTCCAGTGGACTAAGTAATGGAGAGAGTGGTAGGTGATGAGGTTGCACAGGAGCAGAGGGGACAGTTTAAATAAGCTTTGGTcagaactttgggttttattttaaggtGATGGTAAGCCATCATAGTGATTTTGAGCAGGGGAGTAAAGTGatcagatatatttatatatttttaatatagtttttaaatttttatatctttttttttttttttttttttggtacgtgggcctctcactgttgtggcctctcccgttgcggagcacaggctccggacgtgcaggctcagcggccatggctcatgggcccagccgctccgcggcatgtgggcttttcgggactggggcacgaacccgtgtcccctgcatcagcaggcggactctcaaccactgcgccaccagggaagccctaatttttatatctttaatggAAGCAAACtcattaatattttcaagattatttCTTCACTTGTTTGTAATTGAGTTATCACGTTTGACAATTTCTAATGACCCCATGACAgtcttaactaatttaaaaaatttttattttatttatttatttatttttggctgtgttgggtcttcgttgctgcacgtggggtttctctagtttgcggcaagcaggggctactcttcgttgcagtgtgtgggcttctcattgtggtggcttctcttgttgcggagcacaggctctaggcacacgggcttagttgctccgcagcatgtgggatcttcccagaccaggaatcgaacctgtcccctgcattggcagacggattcttaaccactgcaccaccagggaagtccctcagatttatttatatttttaaaagatcactgtgGTTGCTGTGGGGAGAATAGATTATATGGGGCAAGAGTAGAAACAAGAAGACCAGTTGGGAAACTCTTGAAGGAAttagtccaggcaagagatgatggtagCGTGGATTAGAGTGGGTAGTGGTAGACCTGGGAAGAAGGGATCATATTGGGCTTATATTTTGAATGTGGAACTGACAAgtcttgctgatggattggatgtagggtgaaaaagaaagaaatccaggaTGACTCATATATTTTTGGTCTGAGCTGTGAGCAGTGGTAAAATTTCCTGAGATGAAGACCACTGGGAGAAGAAATCAGAATTGGTTTTTGACTTGTTTAGTTGAGATGCTTATGAGGGCTTCAAATGGAGAAGTCATTTGGCTCAACAGAAGTATTAATCTGTAATGCAGGAaagaggtctgggctggagatcTACATGTGGAAATTCTTAGCATGTCCATGATATTCAAAACCATGGAACTGGATGAGACAACTGTAGAAGAGAGTTGTAGGTGGAAAAGTGGTCTGAGTTAAGGAAGTAATGACCAGTTACTGACAGCTCTTTCAAGAAGTTTTGTTTAAAGGGGAACAGAGGGACttcccctggaggtccagtggttagggctccgtgcttccactgcagggggcacgggttcaatccctggtcagagaactaagatcttacatgccgcgtggtgcagcccccccacaaaaaaaataataataataaaggggaaCAGAGATAATACTATTAATAATATTGCATGTCATTTCCCATGTTTGGCACTTAAAATATGATGTTTCTAATCTTCATATCTATCTTGCAGAGTAAGTATTATTAGTCGCATttgtttcagatgagaaaactaaggacggaaatgacttacccaaggtcacacagataggcaaCATCAAAACCAAGGTTCAAACTTAGCTCTGTCTAGTAGAATGACCATATTTTCTAAGACAAGTCAGAACCTATAACCAGatgcaagattttttttccttatttttgtatttatttatatggaaacatgtataaagatataacaattaaataataattagttACACATGTGAtaaatctttgttaaaatattttgaaaatgctaTTAGTATTCTAATTTctggattggttttttttttttccctatttttttttttttttttttttttttttttttgctgtacatgggcctttcactgttgtggcctctcccgttgtggagcacaggctccggacgcacaggctcagcggccatggcttacgggcccagccgctccgcagcatgtgggatcttcccggaccggggcacgaacccgtgtcccctgcatcggcaggcggactcacaaccactgcgccaccagggaagcccgggattgttttatatttataagcAGCACAATAGGGAGTTGGTGGAACATTTCTGTTTTAACTGGACAGAcatgtcttttgttttaaatagatgCTGCTGTTCTCAACAATGTAGCACATACATTTGGCCTAATGGacacagtcaagaaggttttagACAACAGAAGGAACCAAGTAGAGCAGGGAGAAGAGCAGTTTCTCTATACTCTGACAGGTATGTgtaacttctctcttttcttaggTGATATTATACTAATATCCTTGAGTCTTGCCATTCCTTTGTTGACTTCTGTTGGGACTGGATTGGcttgcttcttctttctttccttccttcctcccttcccctgtcctttcttccttctctctctgtctctctttctctctctctctctttctttctttcacctcaCATAGTATCAGATTTGGCTTTTTCTTTGTACATAGTCCTAGGTGAGGTGGAGTGGTGGGAAGCAGaggaagcacaaaggaaaagaaaagaaagccagcaACATGATCCTCCTTCTATATCTTTGGAGGATTAAGATGTCTGCTAGATCGCTCCATTAGTCCAGTAATATAagtggcagaagaaaaaaattggccTTTGTCTTTTTTACATTATTAATACTGAGTCTTTTGATATACATTTAGCACTTTCATTATTTCTGGTAATCAGAAATTATGAGCACATGGATAATTTAACTCTTTTTAATAAGTACTTTGTGCTGGTCTCCAAGCTaggttttagaaataaaatgttgaataagGTAGCCTCAGTCTCTTGAGGGCTTTCAAGGAACTGAAGGGAAAGCAGACTTAGAAATAAGTGCAAAAAGTAGTCAGTTTTGTAACAGAGGCATATAGCAGGTATAGTGGTGGAACAAAGGGAGTTATCATTTTTACCCAGAAAAGAATCAGGAGAAGCTTTTGGAGGAGGTAAGGCAGTGAAAGATGCAAAACAAGTTGGAGGTATGGATTATCAGTCTTAAATGACATAGAATATATTATAATAGTCGGTCATGAAGACGAGAGGCAAGAAAGATCATTTGGTAAGAGAAGAACAATTTAGGttgttttaaacttatttttatgcccagtttatattttaaattcggTTTACCAGGTATTCTCAGAGATGCCCTTTTTCATTTGATCTTTCTAAGAATATTATaggctgttttcttattttacagataacccagtagaggcacagagaggataaATGATTTGCCTGGGACCACATCACTCCTTGACAGTGAAGCCCAGAGTAGAActctgtcttcttatttataGTCCAATGCTGTCTTCCACCTTGAAACTTTACACCATCTGAAAAATGGTTTTTGTTAGAAATGTAGGCTTCTGGTCCCTTGTCCATATCATTTTAGTTATAACCACAGTGTACATAAAgttgtgttttctgcttttttcactGTGACATACTAATATTTTTCCAAGTTGCTACACAGTATTTTACCTAGACGTTCTTTTAAGgatgaatttaaattttcttcagtaGCTTATTTTGTTGCAGTGAACTTGTATGAATATAACTTTTCTTCTTATGTTCTCTTAAACTACTTCACAATATGAATACCATTTAAGCTTGAGGTTAAATGGTATTGATAATTTGTTTATGGAGTCTTGTGACCTACTGTCAAATTTTCAAGAagattataccaatttacatcACAAGTTTGAGCTCACCAACAATGGGCATTGTTTTTTACAATACACCctgatttaactttttaaaaattatagatttggtaTCTTGTTTAGGTtcacatttctttgattactactAAAGTTGGAAAAAATGCATTATCTTATAACCGTAAACggcaatgttttaaagtttttgaatGTGTTCTTTATCACTCCCTACTCCTTTTATTCCAAACAAGGAGTTGGCTTGCTCTGGGTGTTCCACAGTGAGCAAGGTGCTCTACAGGTGTGACTGGTTATTTATTGGATGCTTATCAGGTGCTAAGCAATAGAGAAGTTCTGGTGTAGAACCAGACTCACCAGTGGTCATCAAGGTTGGATTGGACCCTTGGGAGAGGGATAGTGATAGATGTATTGGGGTGGAAAAGCCACCAAGTTGACTCTCTGTAACATGCTCTGTAACCGTAAGGAAGTCGCTTTATCTCTCTGGATCTATGTCAAAATGAATGTGTTAGAACTCTTAAGACCTCCTTCAGTTCTGTAATTCTTAGGGACTTCCTCTATAACTTTCTGTAGACTTCTCTGGGGGCTAATGGTAGACTAAAGCCATCTGGGTCACCAGCAAGTGATCCTGCCTTGAAGGACAGTTTGGGAATCACTGCTTTTCAGAGTGGCCATTGTAGCTCCTTTGTGGGTCCATGGCAGTTGCAAAGGGATTATGCAGATATTATTTTCATCTGTAGAGCCAGGCAGGGCATATATAAGCTGGTAGACCAACTGGAGACTTCTTTGGTTTGCATTTTGGTGACaggtaacaaaatgccacaggaGCTTCTAGAGTTGAGCTATAGTAGGATCACAGCACGAAAAGATTCTGAATTATTGACCTGTCTATAATCACACAATGACATGTAGTAACTGGAGGGATTTTAAAGACCATCCAGTCTAGTTTCTTcttgaaaacaatgaaatgacTTGCCTGAGGCTACATAGTAGCAAAACCAGGGCAAGACCCCAGGTCTCCTCACTCCCAGTTTACTGTTCCCAAGATTATACTTCTCTCCACACAAAGTCTGTCTTTTTTCCATAGACTTGGAACGCCAGTTGGAAGAGCAGAAGAAGCAAGCTCAGGATCACAGGCTGAAATCCCAGACGGTTCAAAATGTGGTATTGATGCCTGTGAGCACTCCTAAGCCTCCCAAAAGACCCCGGCTCCAGCGGCCAGCCTCTACCACCGTCCTGAGCCCTTCTCCTCCTGTCCAGCAGCCTCAGTTCACAGTCATCTCACCCATCACCATCACCCCCGTGGGTCAGTCATTTTCCATGGGCAATATTCCAGTGGCCACCCTCAGCCAGGGCTCCAGTCCTGTGACTGTCCACGCACTTCCTTCTGGCCCTCAGCTCTTCCGTTATGCCACAGTGGTCTCATCTGCCAAGAGCAGCTCACCAGACACAGTGACCATCCACCCTTCATCTAGCCTGGCGCTGCTAAGCTCCACCGCCATGCAGGATGGGAGTACCCTTGGCAACATGACCACCATGGTGAGCCCTGTGGAGTTGGTGGCCATGGAGTCTGGCCTGACCTCAGCCATCCAGGCTGTTGAAAGCACCTCAGAGGATGGGCAGACCATCATTGAGATTGACCCAGCCCCAGACCCAGAGGCTGAGGATACTGAGGGCAAAGCAGTCATTTTGGAGACAGAACTGAGGACTGAGGAGAAAGTCGTGGCTGAGATGGAAGAACACCAGCATCAAGTTCACAATGTGGAGATTGTGGTCTTAGAGGATTAACTGGGGGTCTCGGGGCCAGGAGATATGTTTTGGTttggaattttaattatttgtttatttttatcattgtccCACTCATTTCCACATaggatccttttttttaaaaacaaaaccttgtTGTTGTAACTGAACAGGTTGGGTCCCTTCCACCCCCTcattgaaaaatggacaaaacaaGCTGCCCTTCCGAAAGTTGAGAGTAGGTCACTCAATGTCCTAATCCTCTTACACCAAGAAAGTGATTTCTTTTGGGGGAGGCATCAAGATAACCAGAAACCCTATCCAGAAAGCCCTTTCCAGGCTAGTCTGTCTGTGTATGCATGTGGTTTTATTCTCATAAAGGTGCATTGACCAAACCGGGGAACACAAATCTGACCCTGGAAGGCAATCCACTCACACGTGGATGCAGAAGGATACTTTACTCTGTATCCTGGAAGGGGCCCTCAGAGGCCAATGCAAAAGTCTGAAACAAAAGTAAGTTGCACTCTGCTTGGAGGGGAAGGTGGCATACCAGCAGCGGCTTAAAAAGGGAAGTGCTTTGGCCAGGATGGGGCAAGGAAATTATCTTACTTCCAGAAGTGCAACTGATGCCTCTTAATATCTCTGAGGGTTACTACCATGGCTGCCATTTTGAGGCAAGGCCAGTGTTAAGAAGAAGGGTACATTTCCACCGAGCAAGTGGCGTCAGAGGCCTGTGGCTTGGCAGAAATAGAAATCCAGAGATGTCACAGCTGTGCTTTGGGGTTCAGGTTCACCTTGCCCCCCACTTTGTCAAAACACTTACCCTCCTAGTCCATTCATTTGCAAACTGTGTGATGTGGTGTAAATTGCTCTGG comes from Delphinus delphis chromosome 1, mDelDel1.2, whole genome shotgun sequence and encodes:
- the GMEB1 gene encoding glucocorticoid modulatory element-binding protein 1 isoform X2, with amino-acid sequence MANAEVSVPVGDVVVVPTEGNEGENAEDTKTQVILQLQPVQQGIYEAGSENNTAVVAVETHTIHKIEEGIDASTIEANEDMEIAYPITCGESKAILLWKKFVCPGINVKCVKFNDQLISPKHFVHLAGKSTLKDWKRAIRLGGIMLRKMMDSGQIDFYQHDKVCSNTCRSTKFDLLISSARAPVPGQQTSVVQTPTSADGSITQIAISEESMEEAGLEWNSALTAAVSMATEEGMKKDSEEISEDTLMFWKGIADVGLMEEVVCNIQKEIEELLRGVQQRLIQAPFQVTDAAVLNNVAHTFGLMDTVKKVLDNRRNQVEQGEEQFLYTLTDLERQLEEQKKQAQDHRLKSQTVQNVVLMPVSTPKPPKRPRLQRPASTTVLSPSPPVQQPQFTVISPITITPVGQSFSMGNIPVATLSQGSSPVTVHALPSGPQLFRYATVVSSAKSSSPDTVTIHPSSSLALLSSTAMQDGSTLGNMTTMVSPVELVAMESGLTSAIQAVESTSEDGQTIIEIDPAPDPEAEDTEGKAVILETELRTEEKVVAEMEEHQHQVHNVEIVVLED
- the GMEB1 gene encoding glucocorticoid modulatory element-binding protein 1 isoform X3, whose translation is MCITFLIHLPVIYYVLCHVPVSTRHTRIYEAGSENNTAVVAVETHTIHKIEEGIDASTIEANEDMEIAYPITCGESKAILLWKKFVCPGINVKCVKFNDQLISPKHFVHLAGKSTLKDWKRAIRLGGIMLRKMMDSGQIDFYQHDKVCSNTCRSTKFDLLISSARAPVPGQQTSVVQTPTSADGSITQIAISEESMEEAGLEWNSALTAAVSMATEEGMKKDSEEISEDTLMFWKGIADVGLMEEVVCNIQKEIEELLRGVQQRLIQAPFQVTDAAVLNNVAHTFGLMDTVKKVLDNRRNQVEQGEEQFLYTLTDLERQLEEQKKQAQDHRLKSQTVQNVVLMPVSTPKPPKRPRLQRPASTTVLSPSPPVQQPQFTVISPITITPVGQSFSMGNIPVATLSQGSSPVTVHALPSGPQLFRYATVVSSAKSSSPDTVTIHPSSSLALLSSTAMQDGSTLGNMTTMVSPVELVAMESGLTSAIQAVESTSEDGQTIIEIDPAPDPEAEDTEGKAVILETELRTEEKVVAEMEEHQHQVHNVEIVVLED
- the GMEB1 gene encoding glucocorticoid modulatory element-binding protein 1 isoform X1, encoding MANAEVSVPVGDVVVVPTEGNEGENAEDTKTQVILQLQPVQQGLFIDGHFYNRIYEAGSENNTAVVAVETHTIHKIEEGIDASTIEANEDMEIAYPITCGESKAILLWKKFVCPGINVKCVKFNDQLISPKHFVHLAGKSTLKDWKRAIRLGGIMLRKMMDSGQIDFYQHDKVCSNTCRSTKFDLLISSARAPVPGQQTSVVQTPTSADGSITQIAISEESMEEAGLEWNSALTAAVSMATEEGMKKDSEEISEDTLMFWKGIADVGLMEEVVCNIQKEIEELLRGVQQRLIQAPFQVTDAAVLNNVAHTFGLMDTVKKVLDNRRNQVEQGEEQFLYTLTDLERQLEEQKKQAQDHRLKSQTVQNVVLMPVSTPKPPKRPRLQRPASTTVLSPSPPVQQPQFTVISPITITPVGQSFSMGNIPVATLSQGSSPVTVHALPSGPQLFRYATVVSSAKSSSPDTVTIHPSSSLALLSSTAMQDGSTLGNMTTMVSPVELVAMESGLTSAIQAVESTSEDGQTIIEIDPAPDPEAEDTEGKAVILETELRTEEKVVAEMEEHQHQVHNVEIVVLED